In one window of Motacilla alba alba isolate MOTALB_02 unplaced genomic scaffold, Motacilla_alba_V1.0_pri HiC_scaffold_28, whole genome shotgun sequence DNA:
- the LOC119696365 gene encoding olfactory receptor 14J1-like has protein sequence MSNSSSISHFLLLALADTRQLQLLHFCLLLGISLAALLGNGLIISAVACGQHLHTPMFFFLLNLALTDLGSICTTVPKAMHNSLWDTRNISYKGCAAQLFFFVFFLSAELSFLTIMCYDRYVSICKPLHYGTLLGSRACAHMAAAAWASAFLNALMHMANTFSLPLCHGNVLGPFFCEIPQILQLSCSNSFLRELGLIVFSICLAFGCFVFIVFSYVQIFRAVLRIPSEQGRHKAFSTCLPHLAVVSLFISTATFAHLKPPSLSSPSLDLSLSVLYSVVPPALNPLIYSLRNQELKAAVWTLMTGWFRKQ, from the coding sequence atgtccaacagcagctccatcagccacttcctcctgctggcattggcagacacgcggcagctgcagctgctgcacttctgcctcttgctgggcatctccctggctgccctcctgggcaacggcctcatcatcagcgccgtagcctgcggccagcacctgcacacgcccatgttcttcttcctgctcaacctggccctcactgacctgggctccatctgcaccactgtccccaaagccatgcacaattccctctgggacaccaggaacatctcctacaaaggatgtgctgcacagctctttttctttgtgttcttcctctcagcagagctttccttcctgaccatcatgtgctatgaccgctacgtgtccatctgcaaacccctgcactacgggaccctcctgggcagcagagcttgtgcccacatggcagcagctgcctgggccagtgcctttctcaatgctctcatgcacatggccaatacattttccctgcccctgtgccatggcaatgtCCTGGGCCcgttcttctgtgaaatccctcAGATCCTCCAGCTATCCTGCTCAAATTCGTTCCTCAGAGAACTTGGGCTTATTGTGTTCTCCATCTGTTTAGCatttggttgttttgtgttcatagttttctcctatgtgcagatcttcagggccgtgctgaggatcccctctgagcagggacggcacaaagccttttccacctgcctccctcacctggctgtggTCTCTCTGTTCATCAGCACAGCCACATTTGCTCATCTGAAGCccccctccctgtcctccccaTCTCTGGATCTGtccctgtcagttctgtactcggTGGTGCCTCCggccctgaaccccctcatctacagcctgaggaaccaggagctcaaggctgcagtgtggacacTGATGACTGGATGGTTTCGAAAACAGTAA